In Candidatus Poribacteria bacterium, a genomic segment contains:
- a CDS encoding HEAT repeat domain-containing protein, with the protein MRQKKHIIKASTGIPVRRWFWIIVTAVGILLGLGISQMVQLHEATAESPDNGLSELAAELDAIKAKHRMIQAKWQSELLAQVVPTLGDASDGVKRQFVDFLEEIGSPGTSALIVMLQDPAKRVRKEAVDTLGAIGERERKAGRNSDAAAIGLAMALKDSSDEVFREALAELDDVRPTSSESLAVVLPALIAVQTRGSSSARSEVLDVLGRIGEILAKSGQSTDAIRDALIAGLNDSSRKVRTNAVAELSDIRAASTETFTALIGTLSDDSDSVRARAEDALIELGEAAATTITPMLADALTKSQSAVTRGHVVDVLGGIGEELVDDGKPGAVVVEPILIALRDTAEDVRRNAADELGEMRATSPEVGTALTQALEDTSKAVRDAAKKAIRRIEKTK; encoded by the coding sequence ATGCGTCAGAAAAAACACATAATCAAGGCAAGCACTGGTATACCTGTAAGACGATGGTTTTGGATAATCGTAACTGCTGTTGGTATTTTACTCGGTTTAGGGATTAGCCAGATGGTTCAACTTCATGAGGCGACGGCAGAGTCCCCTGATAACGGCTTGTCCGAGCTTGCTGCGGAGCTTGATGCGATCAAAGCAAAGCATAGAATGATACAAGCAAAATGGCAATCCGAGTTACTGGCACAGGTTGTCCCAACTTTGGGGGATGCGTCAGATGGTGTGAAACGTCAGTTTGTCGATTTCCTTGAAGAAATTGGAAGCCCTGGCACCTCTGCCCTTATCGTGATGCTTCAAGATCCGGCGAAGCGCGTCCGAAAAGAAGCGGTTGATACCTTAGGTGCAATCGGTGAACGAGAAAGAAAAGCAGGACGAAATTCAGATGCCGCCGCTATCGGATTAGCGATGGCACTCAAAGATTCGTCTGATGAGGTTTTCCGTGAGGCACTTGCGGAATTGGACGACGTTCGTCCGACATCTTCGGAATCGCTCGCTGTCGTCCTGCCAGCACTCATCGCAGTCCAGACGAGAGGTTCATCAAGTGCACGCAGCGAGGTCCTCGATGTCTTGGGACGGATCGGCGAGATCCTCGCGAAAAGTGGGCAGTCCACTGATGCAATTCGAGATGCTTTAATTGCCGGTCTAAATGATAGTTCCAGAAAAGTCCGAACCAATGCAGTCGCTGAATTGTCTGACATACGAGCAGCTTCCACTGAAACATTCACGGCGTTGATAGGCACACTGTCAGACGATTCTGATTCTGTGCGAGCGCGTGCTGAAGATGCCTTGATTGAGTTAGGAGAAGCTGCTGCTACAACCATCACGCCGATGTTGGCAGATGCGCTCACGAAGAGTCAATCAGCCGTAACACGTGGGCACGTCGTTGATGTGCTTGGAGGTATCGGTGAGGAACTCGTAGATGATGGAAAACCTGGAGCGGTGGTCGTGGAGCCGATTCTCATAGCACTACGAGATACTGCTGAGGATGTCCGACGCAACGCTGCTGATGAATTAGGTGAGATGCGTGCAACATCCCCTGAGGTGGGAACAGCTTTGACACAGGCACTCGAAGATACCTCTAAAGCCGTTCGCGATGCAGCGAAAAAAGCGATCCGACGGATTGAGAAAACCAAATAA